ACCGGAAGAAATCGTTTTGAATCCTGGAGATCAATAAACTCATCAATCACCCCTTCTGAGTCACAGGTAATATCGACAAGCTTGGCACGATGTTTTGGTTCTTCATTCAAACGGTGAATCGGGATAATCGGAAAAACCTGCCCGATCGCCCAATTATCCATGACCGACTGAAAAATAGAAAAGTTACAAATATACTGATCACTGAGTTTTTCACTGAGCTCTACGATCTCTTTGGGAACCCTTCCATTATTCATGAATCGATTCACGATCTGCTCGGCGATCTGCCAATAAAGATAGTCAACCTTCGCTTTTGTCACGAGATCGAGCATGCCGACATCAAAAAGCCGATAAGACTCCTCACGGATCTGCTGCAAGGCATGATAGACCTCGATCAGTTTCTTTTTATAAGGCAACTGCTTCTTGAGGGCGACGATGTCTCGAATGATCTTGTGTTCCTTTTCGAGATCCTGAATTTCCATAAACTTCGAACGCTGGCTTTTTTCGACATTGCCAAAGGCCTCGACGACAAGAACCGTATGGTGGGCCACTGTGGCCCGTCCACTTTCTGAAACAATAATCGGCTGAGGAACCTTCTCCTGATCACAGATATCTTTTACGTTATAGACGATCGTGCTTGCATACTCATCGAGCGTATAATTTGTTGAGGAGGAGTTTGTCGTCCCTGTCCCGTCATAGTCGACCCCGAGTCCCCCACCAACATCGAGATACTCAAGCTTCGCCCCCAGCTGGACGAACTTTGCATAATAACGAGCCGCTTCACGGACCGCCTGTTTGATATGCATAATATTCGGTACCTGAGATCCGATATGAAAATGGACCATTTTGAGGCAATGTTCCAATTTGTTTTCGACGAGAGTTTCCCAGGCATCCAACGCCTCTGAGGCGCTGAGGCCAAATTTGGCTGTTTCTCCGGAGGAGGTTGCCCATTTTCCGGAGCTCTTGCTTATCAAGCGAAGACGGATTCCGAGGACAGGTTCAATCTCGAGCTCCTTGGCGATTTTCACAATCCTCTCAACCTCATCTGCCTTTTCAACAACAAGGATAATCGACCTCCCAACTTTCTGCCCCATCAGGGCAAGCCGGATGAAATGATTGTCCTTGTAGCCGTTACAAACAATGAGACTGTCCGGGATGTCGTTGATCGCCAGCGCAGCAACAAGCTCCGGTTTGCTACCGACTTCAAGTCCATGATGAAACTCACGGCCGACATCCAGAATCTCCTCAACAACCTCGCGAAGCTGATTGACCTTGATCGGGAAGACGCCTCGAAAGGTTCCCTTATAATCCTGATCGAGAATCGCGCTTTGAAAAGCGAGATTGATCGCCCGAACACGGTGACGCAGGAGGTCTTGGAAACGGATCTGAAGGGGAAAGTTCATTCCCCTCTTCTTCGCCTCACGGACGACATCCATAATCGAAAGCCGCGCCTCTTCGAGAGGGACAGGAATACAGACAACCTCGCCTTGATCGTTAATAGAGAAGTGGCCGGATCCCCAACTATCGATATTGTACAAACGAATAGCCTCTTCGCGCGTCCATTCCTTTTCCTTAGAAGGGATCTTGACTGGCTGGACATTGTCGCGAACTTCACTCGGCGGAAGTTCTTTCAAAGTGGCGTGAGACATTGATAAATCTGATGTGATTATAAAGGAAATTTTTCCATTGCGTCAAACCTTTTTTGATTTTTGTTCAAGAGAAAATATTTTTTCGATCTTTTTGAAGGCATTTTTGTCCAAGGCGAATGAGATACTCTGGGCAAAGACATTCAAAATGGCGACGGCATTGGCCACTGCATCCTGTTCGAGGACGCTCGTCAGCCGCTCACTGAACGCCTTGTTCACGATTTCAATCTCGTCATAGATTTTCTCAAGCCCCTTGAGATCCCAATCGGGTTCTTTTTTGTTCCGATATTGGATAAACTGGGACAAGAGGTACATCGAGAGGACGCGATATTGAGTTTCCTCAAGACTCGCAAATGGAAGATGAAAACGAACCATCGGTTTCAGACTTCCGAGAACAGGACAGCCACTCGTTACCATATAGATCCCCATCAAAGAACTGATCCCCTTCTGCAGAGACGCCTGTTTGAAGTAGCCTCTTTCAGCCGTTTCAATTCTGATCTCCGCCTCTTCGAAAGAAAGGCAATCTTTGAAGGATTGAATCAGATCGGAGAGATTTAAGGCGACGGGACAATAAGGAGACCGAACTTCGGACAACGGACAGTTTGGGCACTGATGAAAACCCAGACGTGTCCACTCGGGTGGTTTCTCTCTCTGAGGGTTAATTAAATCGAGAGTCTCCTCATCGAGTGAAACAACGAACTCCTTTTTCGAGCCGTCCTTGAATTGAAAGAGGTATCGAAACCGAATCACTCTTACTTCAGATGAGCTGAAACAAGCTTCGTCATTTCAAACATATTGACCTGTTTCTTGCCGTTGAAGACCTTCTTCAATTTGTCATCGGCATTGATGCACCGTCTGTTTTTTGCATCCTGAAGCTTGTTCTTCTTGATGTAGACCCAAAGTTTTTTGACAACTTCGGTTCGTGGGATTGCTTTGGAACCAACAACCTCAGCAAGGGCTGCATCGGGTGTGAGTGGTTTCATGAACGCCTTGTTTGCTGGCATAATGCCTCCTTGTTTGTAGGAGGGATCTTCTGCCTTAAAAATAAAATTAACACAATGTTTTTTTAATGCGCTCGTGTCGGCTTCAAATCCCACCACGGGAATCGTAAATAATGAAAGTACCTCTTGCGGGGGATGATAGGAGCGAAGCCTATGAAATTGGATTGATGGGCAACAGGAAACAGAGAGTGCCTTCCGCCCGAAGGCGGAAGGCCTGTACTCACTGTTGGATGTAGCGGGGGTGGGATTTGAACCCACGACCTCCGGGTTATGAGCCCGGCGAGCTACCGGACTGCTCCACCCCGCAGGGGAAGGGGTTTGGGCCCCCTCATCTTCGGTGTGGATTTTTTTAGTCGCTACGTGCTCTTACGCAGGGAAGTTCCCCTTGTCAAGCCGAGGTTCCCCGTACCCTCCTAAGGTACGAAAAATTCTCTCTCAATGATGCTTTTTTAGCACCGTTTATTACCTATGGATCGATAAGTAAAATCAGAGGAGATCATTTTATGACCACTCGACCCCTTGTTAGTGCCGACAGTCAGTTTGCGGAGTATCATGATGCTTGGATGACGTTCGCTCAAGGATTTGAACGTCGCCCAGGCGATCCTGCTCTCGCCGAGCTACTCGCGCCGCGGATAGTTCAGGCTGAGTTTTCAAGAGTTTATGCAGATGGGTTGAGCGCACTACATAAAATAAGATACCTTCATCCAGGCTATTTTCAAACATCATCATACGCTGCGACCCGTGCAAACGAACTGTGTGGATTGGCACTTCATCTGGACGCATTAGAATATAGACTCCACCTCTACGGAAAGGTTTGTGAGGGAGGGGTGCGTAACAGCGCATCGACTTATTTCACACCATTTGGTGTCTACAGACGGAGTCTTGAAGAGGCCCGCTCTGAAATAAATAGCGCTTATACCGCTTTGGAGTCGTTTGTTGGCCAAACGATGGAGAGGCATTATCAGGGTACGGCACAAACGATGGTTGGTGGTGCTGCTGGAGTTGTCAGTCCAGCCCCTGCTGCGCGCATATCGCTAGGTCAATTAATGATGATTGCAGCCGGGGTTATCTTAGTAGCTGGTATTGTGAGTGCCTGTATTATTATTT
This genomic window from Deltaproteobacteria bacterium contains:
- the speA gene encoding biosynthetic arginine decarboxylase — translated: MSHATLKELPPSEVRDNVQPVKIPSKEKEWTREEAIRLYNIDSWGSGHFSINDQGEVVCIPVPLEEARLSIMDVVREAKKRGMNFPLQIRFQDLLRHRVRAINLAFQSAILDQDYKGTFRGVFPIKVNQLREVVEEILDVGREFHHGLEVGSKPELVAALAINDIPDSLIVCNGYKDNHFIRLALMGQKVGRSIILVVEKADEVERIVKIAKELEIEPVLGIRLRLISKSSGKWATSSGETAKFGLSASEALDAWETLVENKLEHCLKMVHFHIGSQVPNIMHIKQAVREAARYYAKFVQLGAKLEYLDVGGGLGVDYDGTGTTNSSSTNYTLDEYASTIVYNVKDICDQEKVPQPIIVSESGRATVAHHTVLVVEAFGNVEKSQRSKFMEIQDLEKEHKIIRDIVALKKQLPYKKKLIEVYHALQQIREESYRLFDVGMLDLVTKAKVDYLYWQIAEQIVNRFMNNGRVPKEIVELSEKLSDQYICNFSIFQSVMDNWAIGQVFPIIPIHRLNEEPKHRAKLVDITCDSEGVIDEFIDLQDSKRFLPVHKIKKEPYYLGIFLIGAYQDIMGDQHNLFGRTNEVHVFFDPEEEGGFYLEEVIPGSTIDQVLHNTQYDTNDLARNFKKLIDDAIKEDRLRPSVGMSWIDEYRKALSDYTYLSDGQF
- a CDS encoding SWIB/MDM2 domain-containing protein, translating into MPANKAFMKPLTPDAALAEVVGSKAIPRTEVVKKLWVYIKKNKLQDAKNRRCINADDKLKKVFNGKKQVNMFEMTKLVSAHLK